In Thermotomaculum hydrothermale, a single genomic region encodes these proteins:
- the cmk gene encoding (d)CMP kinase, which translates to MKKNVVAIDGPSGAGKSTIAKIIAKKLGYFYLNTGAMYRAVALYLHRKGEKPSDEITEKDLKGIELDFDDEGNIYLNGENVSDKIITPEISKLASDFSKLKVVRKFLTEQQRKIGLSRPSVLEGRDIGTVVFPDAKYKFFLDASPEERARRRYLQLKEKNPETKITFEEVLKQQLERDKQDSSRDLAPLKKAEDAIYIDTTGMEIEDVVEKILEFIKE; encoded by the coding sequence ATGAAAAAGAATGTTGTTGCAATTGACGGGCCTTCAGGTGCAGGGAAAAGCACAATCGCAAAGATTATTGCAAAAAAGTTAGGGTATTTTTATTTGAATACAGGTGCAATGTACAGGGCTGTTGCACTGTACTTACACAGGAAAGGGGAAAAACCGTCTGACGAAATAACAGAAAAGGATTTAAAGGGAATTGAACTTGATTTTGACGATGAGGGAAACATATATTTAAACGGGGAGAATGTTTCAGACAAAATAATAACCCCTGAAATTTCAAAACTTGCCTCTGATTTTTCAAAACTAAAGGTTGTAAGAAAGTTTTTAACAGAGCAGCAGAGAAAGATAGGGCTGTCAAGACCATCTGTTTTAGAGGGAAGGGATATAGGAACGGTTGTCTTTCCTGACGCAAAGTACAAGTTTTTCCTTGATGCTTCCCCTGAAGAGAGGGCAAGGAGAAGGTATTTGCAGTTGAAGGAGAAAAACCCTGAAACAAAAATAACCTTTGAAGAGGTATTAAAACAGCAATTGGAAAGGGATAAGCAGGATTCTTCAAGGGATTTAGCCCCTTTAAAAAAAGCCGAAGACGCAATTTACATAGATACCACAGGAATGGAGATTGAAGATGTTGTTGAAAAGATACTTGAATTTATCAAAGAGTGA
- a CDS encoding NADH-quinone oxidoreductase subunit D, protein MFKREIVELNMGPQHPSTHGVLRLKLKLDGETIVDLEPEIGYLHRGVEKLAENFNYLQALTLTDRLDYIAAVSNNLGYIETLEKLGGVEVPRKAKYFRVLLTELNRIASHLLWLATHALDIGAMTVFLYAFREREMILDMFEMYTGGRLLTTTFRYGGLKEDIPEGFDKKVKEFIKIFPSRMEDYEALLTENRIWKKRTINVGVISAEDAINLGLSGPVLRGSGVPYDIRKVEPYEVYDELDWEVAVEDGCDTYARYKVRLKEMRQSLRIVEQALEGMPEGDFRAKVPKTLKLPKGEVYHSIEAPKGELGYYLISDGKGTGPYRLKVRGPSFVNLQGLKPMCKGHMVADTVAIIGTLDVVLGEIDR, encoded by the coding sequence ATGTTTAAGAGAGAGATAGTTGAATTAAACATGGGGCCGCAGCACCCATCAACTCACGGTGTTTTAAGGCTTAAACTTAAACTTGACGGCGAGACAATAGTTGATTTAGAGCCTGAAATTGGGTACCTCCACAGAGGGGTTGAAAAGCTTGCTGAAAACTTTAATTATTTGCAGGCTTTAACCCTTACCGACAGGCTTGATTATATTGCCGCTGTTTCTAACAATTTAGGTTATATTGAGACGCTTGAGAAGTTAGGCGGTGTTGAAGTTCCAAGAAAGGCTAAGTATTTCAGGGTGCTTTTGACAGAGTTAAACAGGATTGCTTCTCACTTGTTGTGGCTTGCCACACATGCCCTTGATATTGGGGCAATGACTGTATTCCTCTATGCTTTCCGTGAAAGAGAGATGATTCTTGATATGTTTGAGATGTACACAGGCGGAAGGCTTTTAACAACCACTTTTAGATACGGTGGTTTAAAGGAAGACATACCGGAAGGTTTTGATAAAAAGGTAAAAGAGTTTATTAAAATTTTTCCTTCAAGGATGGAGGATTACGAAGCGCTTTTAACTGAAAACAGAATCTGGAAGAAGAGAACAATAAATGTTGGTGTGATTTCAGCAGAAGATGCTATAAATTTAGGCCTTTCTGGTCCTGTTTTAAGGGGTTCAGGTGTTCCATACGATATAAGAAAGGTTGAGCCTTACGAGGTTTACGATGAGCTTGACTGGGAAGTTGCCGTTGAAGACGGGTGTGATACTTATGCGAGGTATAAGGTTAGATTGAAAGAGATGAGGCAGTCTCTAAGGATTGTTGAGCAGGCTTTAGAGGGAATGCCTGAAGGTGATTTCAGGGCAAAGGTTCCCAAAACATTAAAACTTCCAAAAGGTGAGGTTTACCATTCAATTGAAGCACCAAAGGGAGAATTGGGATACTATCTGATAAGTGATGGCAAGGGGACTGGCCCGTATAGATTAAAGGTTAGAGGGCCTTCATTTGTTAACCTTCAAGGATTAAAGCCGATGTGCAAAGGGCACATGGTTGCTGATACAGTTGCTATTATCGGTACCCTTGATGTTGTTTTAGGCGAAATAGACAGGTAG
- a CDS encoding ankyrin repeat domain-containing protein yields MKKRFFNRFSQVFLILILTFTMGCHLPNNKETAKEFINACKANNISEIKLMLAMGVDPDITDDGLTGLMVAAYNGYIELTQLLLKKGANINKKYYGTILAGLEGETALNFAISGYAYYKKHDKQKAKRIEKIALLLVDKGIDINSQTEDGRNYLTQTSWAGMKSLIKKLIEKGIDVNYTSPDGFTALMVASFNGHFNVVKLLLEHGANPNLKVKEGEYKGYTALKLAEKKGYKDIVKLLKQYGAKE; encoded by the coding sequence ATGAAAAAAAGATTTTTTAATAGATTTTCCCAGGTATTTTTGATTTTAATTTTAACATTTACAATGGGATGTCATCTCCCAAACAACAAAGAAACAGCAAAAGAATTTATAAATGCATGCAAAGCCAATAACATATCAGAAATAAAACTAATGCTTGCAATGGGAGTTGACCCTGATATAACAGATGATGGATTAACAGGTCTAATGGTTGCTGCGTATAATGGTTACATTGAATTAACCCAATTGCTTTTAAAGAAAGGGGCAAATATAAATAAAAAATATTATGGGACAATATTAGCTGGATTGGAAGGAGAAACAGCCTTGAACTTTGCAATAAGTGGTTACGCTTATTATAAAAAACATGACAAACAGAAGGCAAAACGAATAGAAAAAATTGCTCTCCTTTTAGTAGATAAAGGTATAGATATAAACTCTCAAACAGAGGATGGGAGGAATTATCTAACGCAAACAAGCTGGGCAGGAATGAAATCTTTGATTAAGAAACTTATTGAAAAAGGAATTGATGTGAATTATACATCACCAGATGGATTTACTGCACTTATGGTAGCATCTTTCAATGGCCATTTTAATGTTGTAAAACTATTGCTTGAACACGGAGCAAACCCAAATTTGAAGGTTAAAGAGGGAGAATATAAAGGTTACACAGCCTTGAAATTGGCAGAAAAGAAAGGCTACAAAGACATAGTAAAACTCCTCAAGCAATACGGAGCAAAAGAGTAA
- a CDS encoding NADH-quinone oxidoreductase subunit A encodes MSHAQYIPLLIFLVIAILFPLITLAIARFFRPSKFSKSKLSPYECGIEEITEARENFNVRYYVVAVVFLIFDVETIFLYPWAVKYRALGLFGFIEMGIFLLILIFGYVYAWKKGALEWE; translated from the coding sequence TTGTCCCACGCACAGTATATTCCACTGTTGATTTTCCTTGTAATTGCGATTCTTTTTCCGCTAATAACTCTGGCGATAGCAAGGTTTTTCAGGCCTTCAAAGTTTAGCAAGTCTAAACTTTCGCCGTACGAGTGCGGTATTGAAGAGATTACCGAAGCAAGGGAAAATTTTAATGTAAGGTACTATGTGGTTGCGGTTGTGTTTTTGATTTTTGATGTTGAAACAATATTTCTCTATCCGTGGGCCGTTAAGTACAGAGCGTTAGGCCTTTTCGGATTTATTGAAATGGGCATTTTCCTTTTGATATTAATCTTTGGTTATGTCTATGCATGGAAGAAGGGGGCGTTGGAGTGGGAGTAA
- a CDS encoding ankyrin repeat domain-containing protein, translating into MKKRFFKRFSQVLLILILTFTMGCHLPNNKETAKEFINACKANNISEIKLMLAMGVDPDITDDGLTGLMVAAYNGYIELTQLLLKKGANVNKKYYGTASAAWRGETALSFAISGYAYYKKHDKQKAKRIEKIALFLVDKGIDINSQTEDGSNYLMHASWAGMESLIKKLIEKGIDVNFTSPDGFTALMTASLSGRYNVVKLLLEHGANPNLKVKKGKYKGYTALKLAEKKGYKDIVKLLKQYGAKE; encoded by the coding sequence ATGAAAAAAAGATTTTTCAAAAGATTTTCCCAGGTATTATTGATTTTAATTTTAACATTTACAATGGGATGTCATCTTCCAAACAACAAAGAAACAGCAAAAGAATTTATAAATGCATGTAAAGCCAATAACATATCAGAAATAAAACTAATGCTTGCAATGGGAGTTGACCCTGATATAACAGATGATGGTTTAACAGGTCTAATGGTTGCTGCGTATAATGGTTACATTGAATTAACCCAATTGCTTTTAAAGAAAGGGGCAAATGTAAATAAAAAATATTATGGGACAGCATCAGCTGCTTGGCGAGGAGAAACAGCCTTAAGCTTTGCAATAAGTGGTTACGCTTATTATAAAAAACATGACAAACAGAAGGCAAAACGAATAGAAAAAATTGCTCTCTTTTTAGTAGATAAAGGTATAGATATAAACTCTCAAACAGAGGATGGGAGTAATTATTTGATGCATGCAAGCTGGGCAGGAATGGAATCTTTGATTAAGAAACTTATTGAAAAAGGAATTGATGTGAATTTTACATCACCAGATGGATTTACTGCATTGATGACAGCATCTCTTTCTGGAAGATATAATGTTGTAAAACTCTTACTTGAACATGGAGCAAACCCGAACTTGAAGGTTAAAAAGGGAAAATATAAAGGTTACACAGCCTTGAAATTGGCAGAAAAGAAAGGTTACAAAGACATAGTAAAACTCCTCAAGCAATACGGAGCAAAAGAGTAA
- a CDS encoding NADH-quinone oxidoreductase subunit B gives MGVTQELIDKFLITTRLEWVFNWARKSSVWPMTFGLACCAIEMMATGASRFDMDRFGAGIFRATPRQSDLMIVAGTVTLKMAPVVRKVYDQMPEPKWVISMGACANSGGLFDSYSTLQGVDKIVPVDVYIPGCPPRPESLLYGFMRLQDKIMKSSLRDKYIKEGINV, from the coding sequence GTGGGAGTAACACAGGAATTAATTGATAAGTTTCTTATTACAACAAGGCTTGAATGGGTTTTTAACTGGGCCAGGAAGTCTTCTGTTTGGCCAATGACATTCGGCCTTGCATGCTGTGCCATTGAGATGATGGCGACAGGTGCGTCAAGGTTTGATATGGATAGGTTTGGCGCAGGTATTTTCAGGGCTACTCCAAGGCAGTCAGATTTAATGATTGTTGCAGGCACTGTTACCCTGAAAATGGCACCGGTTGTGAGAAAGGTTTATGACCAGATGCCTGAGCCAAAGTGGGTTATATCAATGGGTGCATGTGCAAATTCTGGCGGGTTGTTTGATTCTTACTCAACATTGCAGGGGGTTGATAAGATTGTGCCTGTTGATGTTTATATTCCTGGATGTCCGCCAAGGCCTGAGTCTCTTTTGTACGGTTTTATGAGGCTTCAGGATAAGATTATGAAGTCTTCATTGAGAGACAAGTATATCAAGGAGGGGATAAATGTCTGA
- a CDS encoding IS256 family transposase, with the protein MSDLIFTQFKEFFKKMLQEMLLEERERYLKEARGQTRANGYYKRTPKSFLGEIELQIPRTRDSQFKVKWLPQRKRVMFFLEDIVEAMFIAGVSTRKTAGVIKNLIGTNISAQYVSRISEISEEVIEKWKNRRLTKTYPVLYIDATYISLKRDSVAKEAVYAVLGLSEDGKREILGYFLPGGNEKASLWQEIFRDLKERGLKGVKLIISDDLTGLSEAIKEEFPETMHQLCWFHLKRNIKNRVRKHHFEKIKEELDEIMKCESREEGETKLLAFIEKWKKIYRFLKNIEAKVDNYTFFLLAPHEIRSYFRTTNWMERCFKELKDYIRIRGFFQNEQSAEKFLYIFFTDKNEKYQSRSLRYSSSFNRFFSSLSRKASHA; encoded by the coding sequence ATGAGTGATTTAATTTTCACTCAATTTAAAGAATTTTTCAAGAAAATGTTGCAGGAAATGTTGTTGGAAGAGAGGGAAAGATACTTAAAAGAAGCAAGAGGCCAAACAAGGGCAAACGGTTATTATAAGCGAACGCCTAAAAGCTTTTTAGGAGAGATTGAATTGCAAATTCCAAGAACAAGAGACAGTCAGTTTAAGGTTAAATGGCTTCCCCAGAGAAAAAGGGTAATGTTTTTTCTTGAAGATATTGTGGAGGCAATGTTTATAGCAGGAGTATCCACAAGAAAGACAGCAGGGGTAATTAAAAATCTCATAGGAACTAACATATCAGCTCAATATGTAAGCAGAATAAGTGAAATATCTGAAGAAGTAATTGAAAAATGGAAAAACAGAAGATTAACAAAAACATACCCCGTGCTATATATAGACGCAACATACATTTCATTAAAAAGAGACAGTGTGGCAAAAGAGGCAGTATATGCAGTATTGGGCTTATCTGAAGACGGTAAAAGAGAAATTTTAGGATACTTTCTTCCTGGAGGAAACGAAAAAGCATCCCTCTGGCAGGAAATATTCAGGGATTTAAAAGAAAGAGGCTTAAAAGGAGTAAAACTGATTATAAGTGATGATTTAACAGGTTTATCTGAAGCGATAAAAGAAGAATTTCCTGAGACTATGCACCAACTTTGTTGGTTTCACCTGAAAAGAAACATAAAAAACAGAGTAAGAAAACATCATTTTGAGAAAATAAAAGAAGAATTAGACGAGATAATGAAATGCGAAAGCAGGGAAGAAGGGGAAACCAAACTTCTTGCATTTATTGAAAAATGGAAAAAGATATACAGGTTTTTAAAAAACATTGAGGCAAAAGTTGATAACTATACATTCTTTCTCCTTGCCCCTCATGAGATAAGAAGTTACTTCAGGACAACAAACTGGATGGAAAGGTGTTTTAAAGAGTTAAAAGATTACATACGAATACGAGGATTTTTCCAGAATGAACAAAGCGCAGAGAAGTTTCTTTACATTTTCTTCACAGACAAGAATGAGAAGTATCAATCAAGGAGTTTGAGGTATTCTTCTTCTTTTAATCGCTTTTTTTCTTCTCTTTCCCGGAAGGCTTCCCATGCCTGA
- the nuoH gene encoding NADH-quinone oxidoreductase subunit NuoH, which produces MDWTTAYVLLPTAKIIAVFLVVLLVVLFLTYAERKVIAFMQVRLGPMRVGPYGLLQPIADGLKLFLKEDIIPLKADKLVYWIAPTISIVPALLSFLVVPWGSETTLFGLAKEPVPAVISDLNIGILYILAISSIGIYGILLGGWASNSKYPLLGGLRSAAQMVSYEVPLTLALVGPVMMANTLSTRGIVEAQKDMWFVFPQILAFLVYIACAVAETNRAPYDLPEAETELVAGFHTEYSGMKFAFFYLAEYANMIVVSSIATICFLGGWQPFYGLGFLPIPSFVWFAIKVGLFLFGYLWIRATYPRYRYDQLMQIGWKFFIPVTLINIFITAFFLLK; this is translated from the coding sequence ATGGACTGGACGACTGCTTATGTGTTGCTACCTACCGCTAAAATTATTGCGGTTTTCCTTGTGGTTTTGTTAGTGGTATTGTTTTTGACTTATGCTGAGAGAAAGGTAATTGCTTTTATGCAGGTAAGGTTAGGTCCTATGAGGGTTGGACCATATGGTTTATTACAGCCTATTGCTGATGGTCTAAAGCTATTTTTAAAAGAGGATATTATTCCTTTAAAGGCTGATAAACTTGTTTACTGGATTGCCCCGACAATTTCTATTGTACCAGCATTGCTTTCATTTTTAGTTGTTCCATGGGGAAGTGAAACCACATTGTTTGGACTGGCGAAAGAGCCTGTTCCTGCTGTGATATCGGACTTAAACATTGGTATTTTGTATATACTTGCCATCTCCTCAATTGGGATTTACGGCATACTTTTAGGCGGCTGGGCATCAAATTCAAAGTATCCACTTTTAGGTGGGCTTCGTTCCGCTGCCCAGATGGTTTCCTATGAGGTGCCATTAACACTGGCTCTGGTAGGCCCTGTTATGATGGCAAATACCCTTTCAACAAGGGGAATTGTTGAGGCTCAAAAGGATATGTGGTTTGTTTTTCCGCAAATTTTAGCATTTCTTGTTTATATTGCCTGTGCAGTTGCTGAGACAAACAGGGCTCCTTACGATTTGCCTGAGGCGGAAACAGAGCTTGTTGCAGGATTTCACACAGAGTATTCAGGTATGAAGTTTGCTTTCTTCTACCTTGCTGAATACGCAAATATGATTGTTGTTTCATCAATTGCAACAATCTGTTTCTTAGGTGGCTGGCAGCCATTCTACGGTTTGGGGTTTTTACCTATTCCGTCTTTTGTATGGTTTGCAATCAAGGTTGGTTTATTCCTTTTTGGGTATCTGTGGATTAGGGCAACCTATCCAAGGTACAGGTATGACCAGTTGATGCAGATAGGCTGGAAGTTCTTTATCCCGGTAACCTTGATTAACATTTTTATTACAGCATTCTTTTTATTGAAGTAA
- a CDS encoding NADH-quinone oxidoreductase subunit J family protein, with product MEALSQFLSHYLIYIVMGLSIVTALGIVFSKNAIHSVIAMLFTMILVAGIYLLFDSEFLAAVQLLVYAGGIIVLFLFVVLLVALHKLENLRLYNTYSLVSVILVIALIVLLGATFYAMPFGEAPKVVHNIIAGGSTEAVAMTLYTKFILPFEIASVLLLVALIGAIILTKARTEQ from the coding sequence ATGGAAGCGTTAAGTCAATTTTTATCCCATTACCTTATCTATATTGTAATGGGGTTGAGCATTGTAACCGCTCTGGGAATTGTATTTTCAAAGAATGCGATTCACTCGGTTATTGCAATGCTTTTTACAATGATTTTAGTTGCGGGGATTTACCTTTTGTTTGATTCAGAATTCCTTGCTGCTGTTCAATTGCTTGTTTATGCAGGGGGTATAATTGTTCTATTCCTCTTTGTGGTTTTGCTTGTTGCTCTGCATAAATTGGAGAATTTAAGGCTTTACAACACCTATTCCCTTGTGTCTGTTATTTTAGTCATTGCTTTAATTGTTCTTTTAGGTGCAACCTTTTATGCAATGCCTTTTGGAGAAGCACCTAAGGTTGTACACAACATAATTGCAGGCGGAAGTACAGAGGCTGTGGCTATGACACTTTACACAAAGTTTATTCTTCCATTTGAAATTGCGTCTGTTCTTCTTCTTGTCGCTTTAATTGGCGCGATAATTCTAACAAAAGCGAGGACGGAACAATGA
- a CDS encoding NuoI/complex I 23 kDa subunit family protein: MNFIKTFNYKDLIQGAAVTFKHQFKKTVTVQYPKQKLKPFPRFRGRLTLLKDENGEDKCVCCMACVRICPTQVIEIKPGKKEGRKTRYPEEYNFNMDRCIFCGLCVESCNFGAIKLNDEYELAQYSRKDFYFNKEKMYVPTPKVEYKK, translated from the coding sequence GTGAATTTTATAAAGACATTCAATTACAAGGATTTGATACAGGGTGCTGCCGTTACATTTAAGCATCAGTTTAAGAAAACTGTAACTGTGCAGTATCCTAAGCAAAAGTTAAAGCCTTTTCCGAGGTTTAGAGGAAGGCTTACTTTACTAAAAGACGAAAACGGTGAGGACAAATGCGTATGCTGTATGGCATGCGTAAGGATTTGCCCCACTCAGGTTATTGAGATTAAGCCTGGTAAAAAAGAGGGCAGAAAAACAAGGTATCCTGAAGAGTATAACTTTAATATGGATAGATGTATTTTCTGTGGGCTCTGTGTTGAGTCGTGCAACTTTGGTGCTATTAAGCTAAATGATGAATACGAGCTTGCACAGTACTCAAGAAAGGATTTTTACTTTAACAAAGAAAAAATGTATGTTCCCACCCCTAAGGTGGAGTACAAGAAGTAA
- a CDS encoding NADH-quinone oxidoreductase subunit C — translation MSDEVKNTPSPEVNKKEEVKKEAPKAKPNADAKAKVAAKKVPPKPQIVVAPKEEPKEDWQKNILKELGDNVKEAYVSVGEFNVVIENNENYLDSFQKIKDFGFDYLADISSVDYLKFEGAPKRFGLSYHFYSVKMNKRMRVKVFLDDGEKVPSVMDIWKTADFHEREAYDLMGIVFTGRDNLKRILLPDDWVGHPLRKDESKIEGREEYTARLVRKLREED, via the coding sequence ATGTCTGATGAAGTAAAAAATACTCCCTCTCCTGAAGTCAACAAAAAGGAAGAGGTAAAAAAGGAAGCTCCAAAGGCTAAACCTAATGCTGATGCAAAGGCTAAAGTGGCTGCAAAGAAAGTTCCTCCAAAGCCTCAGATTGTTGTTGCACCAAAGGAAGAACCAAAGGAAGACTGGCAGAAGAATATTTTGAAAGAGTTAGGCGATAATGTAAAAGAGGCTTATGTTTCTGTAGGTGAGTTTAATGTTGTTATAGAAAATAACGAAAATTACCTTGATTCATTTCAGAAAATAAAAGATTTTGGGTTTGATTACCTTGCGGATATCTCTTCGGTTGATTACCTGAAGTTTGAAGGTGCACCGAAGAGGTTTGGGCTTTCCTATCATTTTTACTCTGTAAAGATGAATAAGAGAATGAGGGTTAAGGTTTTCCTTGATGACGGCGAAAAGGTTCCTTCCGTTATGGATATATGGAAAACCGCTGATTTTCACGAAAGGGAAGCATACGATTTAATGGGTATTGTTTTCACCGGAAGAGACAACCTTAAAAGGATTCTTCTCCCTGATGACTGGGTTGGCCATCCTTTGAGAAAGGATGAGAGCAAGATAGAGGGAAGAGAAGAGTATACCGCAAGGTTGGTAAGAAAATTAAGGGAAGAGGATTAG
- the galE gene encoding UDP-glucose 4-epimerase GalE, producing the protein MAKLNILVTGGAGYIGSHTVKLLSEKGFNVVVYDNLSNGHREAVENVKFVEGDILDTERLSSLLSEVKFDACIHFAAFIEVGESVKNPLKFYKNNVAGTLNLLTLLKKYNVKNFVFSSTAAVYGNPEKTPIKEDFELKPVNPYGNTKLAVENALRDMSNAGEISYIALRYFNASGADESGLIGESHNPETHLIPLVLKTAKGERESIKIFGTDYPTKDGTCIRDYIHVNDLANAHILALNYLIEGGKSDVFNCGYGIGYSVREIIDTAKKVTGIDFRVEETERREGDPAVLVADNKKIKKVLNWKPQYNDIEYIIQTAWNWEKNKRF; encoded by the coding sequence ATGGCTAAACTAAACATCCTGGTTACAGGTGGCGCAGGATACATTGGCTCCCACACAGTTAAATTGCTTTCTGAAAAAGGCTTTAATGTTGTTGTTTACGACAACCTTTCAAACGGCCACAGGGAAGCGGTTGAAAATGTAAAGTTTGTTGAAGGGGATATTTTAGACACAGAGAGGCTGTCATCTTTACTTTCTGAAGTTAAATTTGATGCATGTATTCACTTTGCTGCATTTATTGAAGTGGGGGAGTCTGTAAAAAACCCTTTAAAGTTTTATAAAAACAATGTTGCAGGAACATTAAACCTTCTGACGCTTTTAAAAAAATACAATGTTAAAAACTTTGTTTTCTCCTCAACTGCTGCAGTTTACGGCAACCCTGAAAAAACGCCGATAAAGGAAGACTTTGAATTAAAGCCTGTAAACCCTTACGGCAACACAAAACTTGCTGTTGAAAATGCTTTAAGAGATATGTCAAATGCTGGAGAAATCTCATACATTGCTTTAAGGTATTTCAACGCTTCAGGTGCCGATGAGTCTGGTTTAATAGGGGAGTCCCACAACCCTGAAACCCACCTTATTCCCCTTGTTTTAAAAACAGCAAAGGGGGAGAGGGAAAGCATAAAGATTTTTGGAACAGATTACCCAACAAAAGACGGTACCTGCATAAGGGATTACATACATGTAAACGATTTAGCAAATGCCCACATACTTGCATTAAATTACCTGATTGAGGGGGGCAAAAGCGATGTATTCAACTGCGGATACGGAATAGGTTACTCAGTGAGAGAGATTATAGATACTGCAAAAAAGGTAACAGGGATAGATTTTAGGGTTGAAGAAACAGAAAGAAGGGAAGGAGACCCTGCTGTGCTTGTTGCCGACAATAAAAAGATAAAAAAGGTTTTAAACTGGAAACCTCAATACAATGACATTGAATACATAATTCAAACAGCCTGGAATTGGGAAAAAAACAAGAGATTTTAA
- the dusB gene encoding tRNA dihydrouridine synthase DusB yields MKNTIEEFKNKKIKIGSLEVSPPTFLAPIADISDSVFRQIVKEFGGIGVVFSEMISADALTRGCKKTSFMLNFDFSEKPLFFQIVGKEPLRMAMAARMLEDLGADGIDINMGCPSKNVTKSGGGSALLMDLKKAEEIIRKVRKVLSIPLTIKIRAGWNENNLVYKEIGKIAENEGVDAVFFHGRTKKQMYSGNVNYEWIADLKSRLKIPVIGNGDIVGRESLLKMLETKCDGVMIARAAIKKPWIFKELLDNEKVEIEKLIEIIEKQFKRIMKIYPENLAKHKMKLFLSWYSRSLPKGKSIRLQLNDAKTSKEVLNVFENYRNSLLDK; encoded by the coding sequence ATGAAAAATACAATTGAAGAATTTAAAAACAAAAAGATAAAAATAGGAAGCCTTGAAGTTTCCCCACCAACCTTTTTAGCCCCTATTGCTGACATAAGCGACTCTGTTTTCAGGCAGATTGTAAAGGAATTCGGTGGAATTGGAGTTGTTTTTTCAGAAATGATTTCAGCAGATGCTTTAACAAGGGGATGTAAAAAAACATCCTTTATGCTTAATTTTGATTTTTCTGAAAAACCGCTATTCTTTCAAATTGTTGGAAAAGAACCTTTAAGAATGGCAATGGCTGCAAGAATGCTTGAGGATTTAGGGGCAGATGGAATTGACATAAACATGGGTTGTCCTTCAAAAAATGTTACAAAAAGCGGCGGCGGTTCTGCATTGCTTATGGATTTAAAAAAGGCTGAAGAGATTATTAGAAAAGTTAGAAAGGTATTGTCTATCCCATTAACAATAAAAATCAGGGCTGGCTGGAATGAAAATAATCTTGTTTATAAAGAAATAGGGAAAATTGCTGAAAACGAGGGAGTTGACGCAGTGTTCTTTCACGGAAGAACAAAAAAACAGATGTACAGCGGCAATGTGAATTACGAGTGGATTGCTGATTTAAAATCAAGGTTAAAAATTCCCGTTATTGGAAACGGAGACATTGTTGGCAGGGAAAGTTTATTAAAAATGCTTGAAACAAAGTGCGACGGTGTAATGATTGCCCGCGCTGCAATAAAAAAACCGTGGATATTCAAAGAATTGCTTGATAATGAAAAAGTTGAAATAGAAAAACTTATTGAAATAATTGAAAAACAGTTTAAACGAATTATGAAAATATACCCTGAAAACCTTGCAAAGCACAAAATGAAACTATTCCTCTCATGGTACTCAAGAAGCCTTCCCAAAGGCAAATCAATCCGCCTTCAACTTAACGATGCAAAAACCTCAAAAGAAGTACTCAATGTCTTTGAAAACTACAGAAACTCACTTTTAGATAAATAA